Part of the Amblyraja radiata isolate CabotCenter1 chromosome 34, sAmbRad1.1.pri, whole genome shotgun sequence genome, GAGAGTCGGTGGGATTCTGAGCGCAAATGCCCCGCTCCTTTGTGTCGGGCAACGTACTCAACCCAGAAAACGGCTCTCTCCATTGGCGACTCTGGCTGGTCCCGATGGAGAACGGAGAGTCTCTTCATGTTGTCCCCATAAGATGCGGCGTTTATCACCTCGTTGAGTGCCTGCAACAGATCTGTGGAGTGCATGGTTGCAATGTTGATCACTTTTGCTGCTCCTCGGGATTCAAGTCTGACTACATTGTCAAACTGGTCAAAGAGCAGAGGCATGCCGATCACTGGCACCCCATGGTAGATGGCTTCATAAATCCCATTGGTGCCTCCATGTGAAACAAAGGCTCGTGTGTTGGGGTGACCCAGCAGGTCGTTCTGAGGGATCCATTTTGCCAGCAGTGTATTATTCCCTATATTGGGAGGGGTCTCACCATCATATCTCCAGATAACCTTCTGGGGGATTTGAGATAAAGCTTCTGCTATTTTCATTGTAATCTCCATTGGTAAAGAGTGGACAAAGGTCCCCAATGACATTACAACAAGTCCATGTTTCCCTGAGCTTTGGACAAACTCctcaaactctgctgccagaggccgtgctggtttacactggaagCCTCCGATGTACACAATGTTTGGCATGGTGGGTCTTGGGAATTCAAACACAAAATCCACCCTCATCAGCCACACGTCAGCTCTGAGGAGAATCGACTTGAAGTCTGTGTCTGGTCCCAGATACCGATGGCAGATTTCATTGTAATTGGGGTAAATGACAAGTTCTAAAGCAAATAGCTGAATCAGACTTTGGACGACGTTTTGTGTTCTTTGGAGAAAGGACATTTTGTCGGTCAGTTGCGAGCTGGAGATCGGAACATAGGAAGGTGGTGACGGGGCAAAGAGGGAATGTGCTTCCCCGCTATCCAGCCATCGGACATTATACACCAGCGGAAGTTTTAAATAATACGCAAGCATTGGACCTGTACCAAAAAAAGGATCTGTAAGCACTAGGTCAAAATTTGCCTCTTCAAGTTGATTTAGCAAACCCTTGTTTTCAAAGATATCAGCAATAAACCTATAAATCGTCTTATAACGATTTTGAAAATAGGTTAATGCTTCAAATTGTGACTTAACTTTGCCCCAGAAGGCCCACCCGCGCTGCGCAACTAGCAGTGTGTTTTGGAGCATTATTCCCCCTGCGTCGATCTTCTCAGTGGTTCCTTGCACTTGAATGACAATGGATTTGTACAGGTCAGGTCTCTCTGTGATGTGCCAAGCCCCTGCTTGATAAAGCACAGTGATGTTGTGTCCGTGAAGCTTCAGTTCTTCGATTAGAATCCTCATGTTGATCCAGTGACTTCCAGCAATGGGGACAACTAATATATTCGCTGCCTGGTTAATGGGACAATACAGAGTGATGATAGTGCCAAGGACAAAGAACACCAGTATTCTGCTCTTCCATCCAGAACCCCCCATACTGAGGGGCTGTTGTATGTAGATCCTGGTCAAGAAATGAAAATAAAGGTTatttaaacacaaaaaaaacattgttaataCATCTGTGCCCTTTCGCAGACTCCTTGGCCAAGTTAGTCCTGTGGATTGAGTGAGTTAGCATGAGAAATATTTAATGCTTTAGAAGTAGATTATGTTTCTTGATCAACACTCACAATTCCAACATACAACCAAggatcatagacacaaaaagctggagtaactcagcgggacaggcgcatctctggagaaaaggaataggtgacgtttcgggtcgagacccttcatcagactgtgtCAGAGAGGGGGACACTGGAGATGTAATAAGGTCCAGGAGaaagcagagcctgcattgaTAACTCAGGAAagatagagcccacaatggtccattgttggctgaggacgaggtgataatgaaggaatacaaacggtgaaattagcaagagtcctagggtgggggagggacagagagagagggaatgcaagtgttacttgaagatagagacgtcaatattcatgccactgggttgttTCATGCCAGGGAGTTGTAAATCCCAGCACGGAGTATCAATGGGCATCAACCTCTAGCATAGTCTCTGGCGTAGAGCTGCAAATTCTGGCAGCTTGTAACTAAAACCAACTTTGGGAGCCAGAGAGGATAAAATGCCAGGTCAAGTATTGAAAAGAAATGTTAATTAAATATAAATCACCAAGAAGCATTTTAATACGACTTCCATTTCCAACACCATGAACAAATCACTCCTGAGTTAACATGGGGAGATATTTATCTGCCTTGGAGATTGTTTGTATTGGGCCAGCTGTGTCAGTAGTTGACTCAGAGCAAGACGTGTGGAGGGTTGTATGCGGCAGGCCACGTCTCACTAACCTGATTGAGGATGTGGCAAGGGTAGACAATGAGGGTAGGTGGACAATGTTGTCTCAATGGATTTTAGTAAGTTGTTAGATAAAGTCccgcatggtaggttgctcttttatttatagacacaaaatgctggtgtaactcagcggcacagacaagatctctggatagaaggaatggttgacatttcgagttgagaccttTTGTTGCGATGGAATTGTCCTTccatcacaaccctctgtcttctatcagtaagccagttttaAATCTGTATGACCATGTCACTGTTAGTCCTGTGCATCTTAAACCTACCATTCCGCCCCTTCCCCACCACTCCAACTACATtccatcctctagcttcacaatctgtaactcttcaatcctcgcagcttctgccttttcatctctggcctttgtcaaccacctgcctattaccccctccccccacccccccccaccccccccaccccccgcccctcgcctgtgttcaccCACCATGCTTTGATGTGCCCTTTCTCTCtcacagctttctctccccctctgtctacaatcagtctgaagaaggatcctgaacagaagtcacctattcgtgttctccagagatgttgcctgacccggtgagttactccagcactgtatgccTTGCATTGTTATATTCCCGATGTCAGACTGAATTCTAATCTGCATCTGAGAGAGCAATTATAACGGTTTATCGAAGACTTTGTCAATAAAATGCGTTTTGTCACTTACTTATGAAGCCAAGGTTGAAAGCGGGGGACAAGTGGTGTTCCCGATAGATGAGACTTCACCAAGAGCGTAATGAAGCTCAATTTGTAGTTACAAAACCTATATGGAAGTCTAATTGCAAAACCTAGTTTGTTTTTGCACAAGAGACGCTCTGTACATTCTTCAAACCGTTCCTGTTTAGCAGGTTATCAGTTCCGATTATTGTGCATGACATGCACAACAAGAAGAAGCAGAAGTTCCGATGAT contains:
- the LOC116991584 gene encoding UDP-glucuronosyltransferase 2C1-like, with amino-acid sequence MGGSGWKSRILVFFVLGTIITLYCPINQAANILVVPIAGSHWINMRILIEELKLHGHNITVLYQAGAWHITERPDLYKSIVIQVQGTTEKIDAGGIMLQNTLLVAQRGWAFWGKVKSQFEALTYFQNRYKTIYRFIADIFENKGLLNQLEEANFDLVLTDPFFGTGPMLAYYLKLPLVYNVRWLDSGEAHSLFAPSPPSYVPISSSQLTDKMSFLQRTQNVVQSLIQLFALELVIYPNYNEICHRYLGPDTDFKSILLRADVWLMRVDFVFEFPRPTMPNIVYIGGFQCKPARPLAAEFEEFVQSSGKHGLVVMSLGTFVHSLPMEITMKIAEALSQIPQKVIWRYDGETPPNIGNNTLLAKWIPQNDLLGHPNTRAFVSHGGTNGIYEAIYHGVPVIGMPLLFDQFDNVVRLESRGAAKVINIATMHSTDLLQALNEVINAASYGDNMKRLSVLHRDQPESPMERAVFWVEYVARHKGAGHLRSESHRLSWYAYYCVDVMIFLLSVLLLLTVLVVGTVKILCRIVCSKKQKTE